The following are encoded together in the Bradymonas sediminis genome:
- a CDS encoding tetratricopeptide repeat protein — protein MRRIGHGIWKLRAQAARATLIFSLLVTGVACATTGELDEPRDPPRIEKLRLQITKVRNAVDTTRHAVARARGADYSPELYVRLAELLSEEARYHYQLAYEREQGASRSMTVPQVRLLKEDAIEIYERVLRDFPESPLAPRVLFNIGQEQRELGNFDEMQSAMRRLVEKYPKSPLRFDALLVLGDYHFDKQNFTEAEKFYAQIVDAELNRHDGIAHYKRAWIRMNRGDCKSALVEFEGALENAKAWDELVAKRAAAQQTAQGISEQVGTQQDIDVRRESLVDMAYCYSREKPFKGALAYFQDHAYNRATYLAAVSRLAARYRMMGKYGEAADTSRELLALGAANDLHLDDARSFYSALKQQKSYDNIGQDTRLIANMVFGYYSRPTIAAEERERLVAEFETYTRDLLTSAQEVLGKNPDHKTRSKKKIAQAQSIAAGYDVYLDAFPASEHRAEMLLNMAEVLSDAQQPFEAGRRANEAAALLEDATTKQNALYDAVVYLQESLRTTRDPSKYRRVTARATLRNVGSQLLGFDIEPDKARRVKFAIAQTFYDEGQYNQAIDRLTAVAYEFPQTEEADAAVHLTLDSYNTLNDFDGLMYASRRFLAEGSPISAGVKGEVQGILAAAEQRKLDELSLEAAGEDGGGLDQLIHFAEQNPSTEVGERALINAFVAARAVGDTAKVYEMANQIAEKYPQSEQLPGIYSSLAQTANTRFEFNQAIDYLKRAAQVNEDQRTLILTAAAELEAELGRTASAQGTYETAVRKSKEEARDIALSGLAILLERNKSASEMVAALQPYKSSSEPEYQARLGLAYLASGDAESAETAFSEVLVNEASASPGALGRAHYGMAELMRLTVESYPAPSDLDMLQELIALIDLTQQSYLQAARQGSPTMTAVSLSRLAVASEMAAKKFLNIRLPDSISVSDKKDILDAMKARSEALNDAAQQALEACGEQAYSSYNFSRVVRQCLQNQKLTTIMIPMDPIKEDRSNPDGGFEQLRGELAKNPEDLERLATLGKHFFEKQNYHAARLVYKKAVDAGGGSAVLNELGRANEAVGDLGGALNAYALAAEAGFEPARKNLKKVLNTYSLGKVADKFEARLDGSTESEDP, from the coding sequence ATGCGTAGAATAGGGCACGGTATATGGAAGCTGCGCGCGCAGGCTGCGCGCGCCACGTTGATCTTCTCTTTGCTCGTCACCGGCGTCGCCTGCGCGACCACCGGCGAGCTCGATGAGCCGCGCGATCCGCCGCGCATCGAAAAGTTACGCCTGCAGATTACGAAGGTGCGAAACGCGGTCGACACGACGCGCCACGCCGTGGCGCGGGCGCGCGGCGCGGATTATTCGCCCGAGCTCTATGTGCGCCTGGCGGAGCTCTTAAGCGAAGAAGCCCGCTACCACTACCAGCTCGCCTACGAACGCGAGCAGGGCGCCAGCCGCTCGATGACCGTCCCGCAGGTGCGCCTGCTCAAAGAAGACGCCATCGAGATCTACGAGCGCGTGCTGCGCGACTTCCCCGAGAGCCCGCTCGCCCCGCGGGTCCTCTTCAATATCGGCCAGGAGCAGCGCGAACTCGGTAACTTCGACGAGATGCAGTCGGCGATGCGCCGACTCGTCGAGAAATACCCCAAAAGCCCGCTTCGCTTCGACGCGCTCCTGGTCCTCGGCGACTATCATTTCGACAAGCAAAACTTCACCGAGGCCGAGAAATTTTACGCCCAGATCGTCGACGCGGAGTTGAACCGCCACGACGGCATCGCGCACTACAAACGCGCCTGGATTCGCATGAACCGGGGCGACTGCAAGTCCGCGCTCGTCGAGTTCGAGGGCGCCCTCGAGAACGCGAAGGCCTGGGACGAATTGGTCGCCAAGCGCGCCGCCGCCCAGCAAACCGCCCAGGGCATCAGCGAGCAGGTCGGCACCCAACAAGATATCGACGTGCGCCGCGAGTCACTGGTCGATATGGCCTATTGTTATAGCCGCGAGAAGCCGTTCAAGGGCGCCCTGGCGTACTTCCAGGACCACGCCTATAACCGCGCCACTTACCTGGCCGCGGTCAGCCGCCTCGCCGCGCGCTACCGCATGATGGGCAAATACGGCGAGGCCGCCGACACCTCGCGCGAGTTGCTCGCCCTGGGCGCGGCCAACGACCTGCACCTCGACGACGCACGCTCTTTTTATAGCGCGCTCAAACAGCAAAAATCCTACGACAATATCGGCCAGGACACGCGCCTCATCGCCAATATGGTCTTCGGCTATTATTCGCGCCCGACCATCGCCGCCGAAGAACGCGAGCGCCTGGTGGCCGAGTTCGAGACCTACACGCGCGACCTTTTAACCAGCGCCCAAGAGGTCCTGGGCAAAAACCCCGATCATAAGACGCGCTCCAAAAAAAAGATCGCCCAGGCCCAGAGCATCGCCGCCGGGTACGACGTCTATCTGGATGCATTCCCGGCGTCCGAGCACCGCGCCGAGATGCTGCTGAATATGGCGGAGGTGTTGAGCGACGCCCAACAACCCTTCGAGGCAGGGCGCCGCGCCAACGAGGCGGCCGCCTTGCTCGAAGACGCGACCACCAAGCAAAACGCGCTCTATGACGCGGTGGTCTACCTGCAGGAATCCCTGCGCACGACCCGCGACCCGAGCAAATATCGCCGAGTCACGGCGCGCGCCACGCTTCGCAACGTCGGCAGCCAATTGCTCGGCTTCGACATTGAGCCCGACAAGGCGCGGCGCGTGAAATTCGCCATCGCCCAGACATTTTACGACGAAGGGCAATATAACCAGGCCATCGACCGGCTCACCGCCGTGGCCTACGAATTCCCGCAGACCGAAGAGGCCGACGCCGCGGTTCACCTCACCCTCGACAGCTATAATACGCTCAACGATTTCGACGGGCTGATGTACGCGAGCCGGCGTTTCTTGGCGGAGGGAAGCCCCATCAGCGCCGGCGTAAAGGGCGAGGTTCAGGGCATCCTGGCGGCCGCCGAGCAGCGCAAGCTTGACGAACTCTCGCTTGAGGCCGCCGGCGAAGACGGTGGTGGGTTGGATCAGTTGATTCACTTCGCCGAGCAGAACCCGAGCACCGAAGTTGGTGAGCGCGCGTTGATCAACGCGTTTGTGGCCGCCCGCGCGGTGGGTGACACCGCGAAGGTCTACGAGATGGCGAATCAAATCGCCGAAAAATACCCGCAGAGCGAGCAGCTCCCGGGCATCTATAGTAGCCTCGCGCAGACCGCCAATACCCGCTTCGAGTTCAACCAGGCCATCGATTATCTCAAGCGCGCCGCGCAGGTGAACGAAGATCAGCGCACGCTGATTCTGACGGCCGCCGCCGAGTTAGAGGCCGAGCTTGGCAGGACCGCCAGCGCGCAGGGCACCTACGAGACCGCGGTGCGAAAATCCAAGGAAGAGGCGCGAGACATCGCGCTCTCCGGGCTCGCGATCTTGCTTGAGCGCAACAAATCAGCCTCCGAAATGGTGGCCGCGCTTCAGCCTTATAAATCTTCCTCGGAGCCCGAGTACCAGGCCCGCCTTGGCCTGGCCTACCTGGCCAGCGGCGACGCCGAGTCCGCCGAAACCGCGTTCAGCGAGGTGCTCGTCAACGAGGCGTCTGCCTCGCCCGGAGCGCTGGGGCGCGCCCACTATGGCATGGCTGAGTTGATGCGTCTGACCGTGGAGTCCTACCCCGCGCCGAGCGACCTCGACATGCTCCAGGAGTTGATCGCGCTTATCGACCTGACCCAGCAAAGTTATCTGCAGGCCGCCCGCCAGGGCAGCCCGACGATGACCGCTGTGTCGCTGAGCCGACTGGCGGTCGCCTCGGAGATGGCCGCCAAGAAGTTCCTCAACATCCGCCTGCCCGATAGCATCTCGGTGTCGGATAAAAAGGATATTCTCGACGCCATGAAGGCCCGCTCCGAAGCCCTGAATGACGCCGCTCAACAGGCCCTCGAGGCCTGCGGCGAGCAGGCTTATAGCTCCTATAATTTCTCGCGAGTCGTGCGACAATGCCTGCAAAACCAGAAATTGACGACCATCATGATCCCGATGGACCCGATCAAAGAAGATCGCAGCAACCCGGACGGCGGTTTTGAACAATTGCGCGGGGAGTTGGCCAAAAACCCCGAGGATCTCGAGCGCCTGGCGACCCTGGGTAAGCATTTCTTCGAGAAGCAAAACTATCACGCGGCGCGGCTGGTCTATAAGAAGGCCGTCGACGCAGGTGGCGGTTCGGCAGTCCTCAATGAGTTGGGGCGCGCCAACGAGGCCGTGGGCGATCTGGGAGGCGCGCTTAACGCCTACGCGCTCGCCGCAGAAGCCGGCTTCGAGCCGGCCCGCAAGAACCTGAAGAAGGTTCTAAACACCTATAGCCTCGGCAAGGTGGCGGATAAATTTGAAGCGCGTCTGGACGGCTCAACCGAATCGGAGGACCCATGA
- a CDS encoding PEGA domain-containing protein, with protein MRRLLILIILILCSAPALPAFAQDGKQAEDVESAESQVVMLKFMSVDTAPEILEYLSRTLQETIDAHPGMKVASQNDASINEMVLVLGCEADSTDCLSGLSDFIEGDQIAFGSVRQAEGVYLISLKRFDFGSGTFVAEVNDATVQGDPDQIKAGMNRIVETLVFGDVGTLEINASGGSDMQAYLNGENVGAVPLTLEGLPLGEHTVTIQSADGREETRQVTLNRDKVSKVQVNFTGEAPAVASGPGDASGYIVPGWAAVGVGTVGLVAGVISTVQLSSYSSEADTMVCGNALCPQSSASQANRLQTNMDTAYTMSIVGYSVAAVGLAVGGYFLYNGYAGAESDARPDVGSSDDDTEVRFNFAPHADGASVGLGFDF; from the coding sequence ATGCGCCGTTTGCTTATACTGATTATATTGATTCTTTGTTCCGCGCCCGCCCTACCCGCCTTTGCCCAGGATGGCAAGCAGGCGGAGGACGTGGAGAGCGCCGAATCGCAAGTGGTCATGCTCAAATTTATGAGCGTCGACACTGCGCCGGAGATCCTTGAATACCTGAGCCGCACGCTTCAGGAAACCATCGACGCGCATCCGGGGATGAAGGTCGCGTCTCAGAACGACGCGAGCATCAATGAGATGGTGCTCGTTCTGGGCTGCGAAGCTGATAGCACAGATTGCCTGTCGGGACTTAGTGATTTTATCGAGGGAGACCAAATTGCCTTCGGTAGCGTCCGTCAGGCCGAGGGCGTTTATTTGATCAGCCTGAAGCGCTTTGACTTCGGCTCGGGCACCTTCGTCGCCGAGGTCAACGATGCCACCGTGCAGGGAGACCCCGACCAGATCAAAGCGGGCATGAATCGGATCGTCGAGACGCTGGTCTTCGGCGATGTGGGCACCCTGGAGATCAACGCCAGCGGTGGCTCCGACATGCAGGCATACCTCAATGGCGAGAACGTCGGCGCGGTCCCGCTCACCCTTGAGGGGCTGCCGCTGGGCGAGCATACCGTGACCATCCAGAGCGCGGACGGCCGCGAGGAGACGCGTCAGGTGACCCTGAACCGCGATAAAGTCTCGAAGGTCCAGGTCAACTTCACCGGCGAGGCGCCTGCGGTTGCCTCGGGACCCGGTGACGCGAGCGGTTATATCGTGCCGGGTTGGGCCGCGGTCGGCGTCGGCACGGTCGGTCTGGTGGCCGGCGTGATCTCGACGGTCCAATTGTCCAGCTATAGCTCCGAGGCGGACACGATGGTCTGCGGAAATGCTCTGTGTCCGCAGAGCTCGGCCTCGCAGGCCAACCGCCTGCAGACCAATATGGACACGGCTTATACCATGAGCATCGTCGGCTATTCGGTCGCCGCGGTCGGGCTCGCTGTGGGGGGGTATTTCCTCTACAACGGCTACGCCGGCGCTGAGAGCGACGCGCGTCCGGATGTTGGTTCCTCCGACGATGACACCGAGGTTCGCTTTAATTTCGCGCCGCACGCCGACGGCGCTTCGGTGGGCCTGGGCTTCGACTTCTGA
- the abc-f gene encoding ribosomal protection-like ABC-F family protein: MIQLDSVSKSYGGDPLFEGLNWKLPDNNIIGLVGANGVGKSTLFRIICGEEIPDDGRVVIPRHVRVGHLPQEVTESHEGSVVDVIVDGARELLALEERMNALQAKLVDATGEEAEQLSVLYGEVQDQFERGGGYSIRAKARQIAGGLGFSAEAAERSLSEFSGGWRMRALVGRLLLEAPEVMLLDEPTNHLDLESMEWLENYLKNYSGTVVIISHDRYFLNRLTDQIAELANSTVRTFTGTYDDYLLQRDELRERLQAERDEQEREIARIEDFVERFRYKATKSAQVQSRIKMLEKIELVQVPPDTNATIHFDFPQPPRVGKKVAALEGVKKAYEDNVVFEGLDFQVFRHDKIALVGPNGAGKSTMLKLLAGEIAADEGRVEYGSKVEFNYFAQHSVDQLDLNRTVFAEMEASASPDAFPRIRSVLGAFKFGDNDVDKVISVLSGGEKSRLALAKMLLEPAGLLLLDEPTNHLDIASRQMLERALIRFQGSFCVVSHDRYFLNEVVTKVVHIEDGTLTEYDGDYDYYRWKHSQDFGDSTADDTKSASAPAPSAAGAQLSHKEIRQRSAELRRERDTETRALRKKLKEVERKIEETEARHAELEQELADPAIYDDAERLTRTNIAYQQAADETEALMEMWEELGSELDAIDTRYAALEAELNQ, from the coding sequence ATGATTCAACTCGACTCTGTCTCAAAGTCTTATGGCGGCGACCCTCTTTTCGAGGGGCTCAACTGGAAACTCCCCGACAACAATATTATCGGGCTGGTTGGGGCGAATGGCGTCGGAAAATCGACGCTTTTTCGGATCATCTGCGGCGAGGAAATCCCCGACGACGGGCGCGTGGTGATTCCGCGTCATGTGCGCGTGGGCCATCTGCCTCAGGAGGTCACCGAGAGCCACGAGGGCTCGGTGGTCGACGTCATCGTCGACGGCGCGCGCGAGCTGCTCGCCCTGGAGGAGCGCATGAACGCGCTGCAGGCAAAGCTGGTGGACGCCACCGGCGAGGAGGCCGAGCAGCTCAGCGTGCTCTACGGCGAAGTTCAGGACCAATTCGAGCGCGGCGGAGGCTATTCGATCCGGGCCAAAGCCCGCCAAATCGCCGGCGGCCTGGGGTTTAGCGCGGAGGCCGCCGAGCGCTCGCTCTCGGAGTTCTCCGGTGGCTGGCGTATGCGCGCGCTGGTCGGACGCCTGCTGCTCGAAGCCCCCGAGGTGATGCTGCTCGACGAGCCCACCAACCACCTCGATCTCGAGAGCATGGAGTGGCTTGAGAATTACCTCAAAAATTATAGCGGCACCGTCGTCATCATCAGCCATGACCGCTACTTCCTAAACCGCCTCACCGACCAGATCGCCGAGCTGGCAAATAGCACCGTGCGCACCTTTACCGGCACCTACGATGACTATTTGCTCCAACGCGATGAGCTGCGCGAGCGCCTGCAGGCCGAGCGCGACGAGCAAGAGCGCGAGATCGCGCGCATCGAAGATTTTGTGGAGCGTTTTCGCTATAAAGCGACCAAATCCGCCCAGGTTCAAAGCCGCATCAAGATGCTCGAGAAGATCGAGCTGGTGCAGGTGCCGCCGGATACAAACGCCACGATTCATTTCGATTTCCCCCAGCCTCCGCGGGTCGGCAAAAAAGTCGCGGCGCTCGAGGGCGTCAAGAAAGCCTACGAGGATAATGTCGTCTTTGAGGGGCTGGATTTTCAGGTCTTTCGCCACGACAAGATCGCGCTGGTCGGCCCCAACGGCGCCGGTAAATCCACGATGCTTAAATTACTCGCCGGCGAGATTGCGGCCGACGAAGGGCGGGTCGAATACGGCAGCAAGGTCGAGTTTAACTATTTCGCCCAGCACTCCGTGGACCAGCTCGACCTGAACCGCACCGTCTTCGCCGAGATGGAGGCGAGCGCGAGCCCCGACGCGTTCCCGCGCATCCGCTCGGTGCTCGGCGCATTTAAGTTTGGCGACAACGACGTCGATAAGGTGATCTCGGTGCTCTCCGGTGGCGAGAAGAGCCGGCTGGCGCTGGCCAAGATGCTCCTGGAGCCCGCCGGCCTCTTGCTGCTCGACGAGCCCACTAACCACCTCGATATCGCGTCACGCCAGATGCTTGAGCGCGCGTTGATCCGCTTCCAGGGCTCCTTCTGCGTCGTCTCTCATGACCGCTATTTCCTCAACGAGGTCGTCACCAAGGTCGTGCATATCGAGGATGGCACGCTGACCGAATACGACGGCGACTACGACTACTATCGCTGGAAGCATAGCCAGGATTTCGGCGACTCCACCGCTGATGACACGAAGTCAGCGAGCGCGCCGGCCCCGAGCGCCGCGGGGGCGCAGCTCAGCCATAAAGAGATCCGCCAGCGCAGCGCCGAGCTGCGCCGCGAGCGCGACACCGAGACCCGCGCGCTGCGCAAGAAGCTCAAAGAAGTTGAGCGCAAGATCGAAGAGACTGAGGCCCGCCACGCCGAGCTCGAGCAGGAGCTGGCGGACCCCGCGATCTACGACGACGCCGAGCGCCTGACGCGCACGAATATCGCCTATCAGCAGGCCGCCGATGAGACCGAAGCGTTGATGGAGATGTGGGAGGAGTTGGGCAGCGAGCTCGACGCCATCGACACGCGCTACGCCGCGCTCGAAGCGGAGCTGAACCAATAA
- a CDS encoding metallophosphoesterase family protein has translation MTVRVAVLSDIHANPFALAAVVDDIARQNVDEVIVGGDMVGRGPLGSEVVARIQDLGWPGVRGNHEDYTLNFRRQNVEPDWLTAREWAASRWMAAELLPDQIDFIDTLPFTLAASGDASLRVFHGSPDSHCEGLGVWTDNAIIESHFNKIEESVLVCGHTHRPMVRETPGGLVVNVGSVGLPFNGDPRAQYAIFTQKRDHWEVELRQVDYDREAFLKTYKTTGFMDAGGVTAELLTHEIRHARPFLVPFIKWSEATGREPADMDAMPEFLEVFRPGMSKRDFIKMITPG, from the coding sequence ATGACAGTCCGCGTCGCAGTGCTCTCCGACATCCACGCAAACCCATTCGCCCTGGCGGCGGTGGTCGATGATATCGCCCGGCAAAATGTCGACGAGGTGATCGTGGGCGGAGATATGGTTGGGCGAGGCCCGCTCGGCAGCGAGGTTGTGGCGCGGATTCAGGACCTGGGGTGGCCCGGCGTGCGCGGAAATCACGAGGATTATACGCTGAATTTCCGCCGCCAAAATGTGGAGCCCGACTGGCTCACCGCGCGCGAGTGGGCGGCGTCGCGCTGGATGGCGGCCGAGCTTTTGCCCGACCAGATCGACTTTATCGACACCCTACCGTTTACCCTCGCCGCCAGCGGTGACGCATCGCTGCGCGTCTTTCACGGCAGCCCCGACTCGCATTGCGAAGGCCTTGGGGTCTGGACCGACAACGCGATCATCGAGAGTCATTTTAATAAGATCGAAGAGTCGGTGTTGGTCTGCGGGCATACCCACCGGCCGATGGTGCGCGAGACGCCCGGCGGGCTGGTGGTGAACGTCGGCTCGGTCGGCCTGCCCTTTAACGGCGACCCGCGGGCGCAATACGCCATCTTTACGCAGAAGCGCGACCATTGGGAGGTCGAACTTCGCCAGGTCGACTACGACCGCGAGGCGTTTTTGAAGACCTATAAGACCACCGGGTTTATGGACGCTGGTGGTGTCACCGCCGAACTCTTAACCCATGAGATTCGCCACGCGCGCCCCTTTCTGGTGCCCTTTATCAAATGGTCGGAGGCGACCGGGCGCGAGCCGGCGGATATGGACGCGATGCCCGAATTCCTCGAGGTCTTTCGCCCCGGGATGTCCAAGCGCGACTTCATCAAAATGATCACGCCAGGCTGA
- a CDS encoding HNH endonuclease: MNPALLLNATYEPLSIVSWKKAITLLILGKAEMLAEQSSVARSATQIFKLPAVLRLVRRVSVPRSRVQFSRDNVYRRDGYCCQYCGDQFMKEKLTFDHVLPRSRGGRATWKNIVASCQPCNLSKGNRTPEEAQMPLLKQPGEPRWWPFSTSSANFEKHPEAWRPYLWT, encoded by the coding sequence ATGAACCCAGCATTGCTCTTAAACGCGACCTATGAACCCTTAAGTATCGTCTCCTGGAAAAAAGCCATCACCCTGCTCATCCTGGGCAAGGCTGAGATGCTCGCCGAGCAGTCCAGCGTGGCGCGCTCGGCCACCCAGATCTTCAAGCTCCCCGCGGTGCTCCGGCTGGTCCGGCGCGTGAGCGTCCCGCGCAGTCGCGTGCAATTCTCGCGCGACAACGTCTACCGGCGCGACGGCTACTGTTGTCAATATTGCGGGGATCAGTTTATGAAGGAAAAACTGACCTTTGACCACGTATTGCCGCGCAGTCGCGGCGGGCGAGCGACGTGGAAGAATATCGTGGCTTCCTGCCAGCCGTGTAACCTGAGCAAGGGCAATCGCACCCCGGAGGAGGCCCAGATGCCGCTGCTTAAGCAGCCAGGCGAGCCGCGATGGTGGCCCTTTTCGACCAGCAGCGCTAATTTCGAGAAGCATCCCGAGGCGTGGCGCCCCTATCTGTGGACCTAG
- a CDS encoding ComF family protein, giving the protein MKKLALLETSYRWLRQAGDAAARLVFPPQCAVCDAYLEGALSFCARCDYAIFPLKEPRCSVCGETREVSPGAYASEDALCPQCVEARPKFERARAYWEYYGSVADAIQRAKYGQRLWIVRNLAAELGPWFRAEIASITDACGRSAIAELAPALLITYVPMHPGDLRARGFNFGNLLLRACLKSAGIKPEIRRLVIKTRRTRSQAGLGHLDRRINLRGAFEVDPRVDVRGRAVLLFDDVLTTGATANEVAKTLRQAGASRVFVLSAARALKY; this is encoded by the coding sequence ATGAAAAAGTTGGCATTATTGGAGACGTCATATCGATGGCTGCGCCAGGCCGGCGATGCCGCGGCGCGCTTGGTTTTCCCGCCGCAATGTGCGGTTTGTGATGCGTATCTCGAGGGCGCTTTGTCATTTTGTGCGCGCTGCGACTACGCCATCTTCCCCCTCAAGGAGCCGCGGTGTTCGGTGTGCGGCGAAACTCGCGAGGTCTCGCCAGGGGCGTACGCGAGCGAGGATGCCTTGTGTCCGCAGTGCGTCGAGGCGCGGCCGAAATTTGAGCGCGCGCGGGCGTATTGGGAGTATTATGGCAGCGTGGCCGACGCGATTCAGCGGGCCAAATACGGCCAAAGGCTATGGATCGTGCGAAACCTCGCCGCGGAGCTCGGGCCCTGGTTTCGGGCCGAAATCGCCAGCATTACTGACGCGTGTGGGCGGAGCGCGATCGCTGAGCTCGCGCCCGCGCTGCTCATCACTTACGTGCCGATGCACCCGGGCGATCTGCGCGCGCGCGGCTTCAACTTCGGCAATCTATTATTGCGCGCCTGCCTGAAGTCGGCGGGGATAAAGCCTGAGATTCGCCGACTGGTCATCAAGACCCGCCGGACCCGCTCACAGGCCGGCCTGGGGCATCTCGACCGTCGCATTAACCTGCGCGGCGCGTTTGAGGTCGACCCGCGCGTCGACGTCCGCGGTCGCGCGGTGCTGCTCTTCGACGACGTGCTTACCACCGGGGCGACCGCCAACGAGGTCGCTAAGACGCTGCGACAGGCCGGCGCCTCAAGAGTTTTTGTGCTCAGCGCGGCCCGCGCGCTGAAATACTGA
- a CDS encoding 23S rRNA (pseudouridine(1915)-N(3))-methyltransferase RlmH translates to MKFEIVAVGKMRNDSFRNLTDDYMGRLVHYLPAEEIEVRESRLTSQNLQKGLVEEAEWMRSASSEGTIEVALDERGKQLTSREFAQWVNEWMISGTRYVSFYIGSANGLDPTFRGQCQRRLSLAKMTLPHEMARMMLAEQLYRAMSIIRGEPYHR, encoded by the coding sequence GTGAAATTTGAAATCGTAGCAGTCGGCAAGATGAGAAATGATTCGTTTCGAAACCTGACCGATGATTATATGGGCAGGCTGGTCCACTATCTGCCGGCTGAAGAGATCGAGGTCCGGGAGTCCCGCCTGACCTCGCAGAACCTGCAGAAGGGCCTGGTCGAGGAAGCGGAGTGGATGCGGAGTGCCTCGTCAGAGGGCACGATCGAGGTCGCGCTCGACGAGCGCGGCAAGCAGCTCACGAGCCGTGAATTTGCCCAATGGGTAAACGAATGGATGATCTCGGGGACGCGCTATGTCAGCTTTTATATCGGCAGCGCGAATGGGTTGGACCCGACCTTTCGGGGGCAATGCCAACGTCGCCTGTCTTTGGCGAAGATGACCTTGCCCCACGAAATGGCGCGGATGATGCTGGCTGAACAGCTCTACCGGGCGATGAGTATCATCCGCGGCGAGCCGTATCATCGCTGA
- the rsfS gene encoding ribosome silencing factor translates to MSDPSRQGGPDNYTLEGTDGVDTELLARDVVHLTWDLKGLNSCAIDVRGRVSYTDFVIVCTATADRHVQAIARHVMNSLGAAGFDSLGSEGLDSGNWALVDFGDVVLHIFNGEARREYDLERVWVDAPKLEFEDAPKDLYGHFELQQF, encoded by the coding sequence ATGAGCGACCCTAGCCGACAAGGTGGCCCGGATAATTATACCCTTGAAGGGACCGATGGCGTCGACACCGAGCTGCTGGCTCGCGACGTGGTTCACCTGACCTGGGACCTCAAAGGCCTTAATTCCTGCGCGATCGATGTGCGCGGTCGGGTGAGTTATACCGACTTCGTGATCGTCTGCACCGCCACCGCTGACCGTCACGTCCAGGCAATCGCCCGGCACGTGATGAACAGCCTTGGGGCCGCCGGCTTTGACTCGCTGGGCTCCGAGGGGCTCGACTCGGGCAATTGGGCGCTGGTCGACTTCGGCGACGTCGTTTTACATATCTTCAACGGCGAAGCTCGCCGTGAATATGACCTTGAGCGGGTCTGGGTCGACGCACCCAAGCTTGAGTTTGAGGATGCGCCCAAAGACCTCTACGGGCATTTCGAATTGCAGCAATTCTGA
- a CDS encoding glutamate-5-semialdehyde dehydrogenase yields MSNQTPNAFKDLHETAARVRRSARVLAYQSAAAKNDALAHVAASLRASAPSILEANQKDLVRGREKGLDAAFLDRLELTTERIEGMAAAIEEVIALSDPVGRVDSTWVRPNGLRVGKRRIPLGVIGIIYESRPNVTSDAAALCLKSGNGVILKGGSDAFESNRAIYAAIRAGLEASDLPAEAAAAVGFVDTTDRAAVGELLKLEKFIDVIIPRGGHKLIRYVTENSLIPVIKHDHGICHGVVDGSARAEVVDAVILNSKVARPGVCNAMETLLVLENARQTHLPRLLGLLADAGVRLHLCEKSLAAAKAAGLGADSYVAATEDDYHAEYLSLELAVAVVPDLSAAIAHIRTYGSNHTEILLTEDYSQSERFQLEVDSSVVMINASSRFSDGGQLGLGAEIGISTSKMHAYGPMGIDELTTTKFVVLGAGQIRD; encoded by the coding sequence TTGTCCAATCAAACCCCCAACGCATTTAAAGATCTGCACGAAACCGCCGCCCGAGTTCGCCGCAGCGCGCGCGTGCTCGCCTACCAGTCGGCGGCGGCTAAGAATGACGCGCTCGCCCACGTGGCGGCATCGCTTCGCGCGTCGGCGCCGTCAATACTCGAGGCGAACCAGAAGGACCTGGTGCGTGGGCGAGAAAAAGGTCTCGACGCCGCGTTCCTTGACCGCCTTGAGCTCACCACAGAGCGGATCGAGGGGATGGCCGCCGCAATCGAAGAGGTGATCGCCCTCTCCGACCCGGTCGGGCGCGTCGATTCCACCTGGGTTCGCCCCAATGGGTTGCGTGTGGGTAAGCGGCGAATTCCGCTGGGGGTCATTGGCATTATTTATGAGTCGCGCCCCAACGTCACCAGTGACGCGGCCGCGCTTTGTCTGAAGAGCGGCAACGGTGTGATTCTCAAGGGCGGCTCGGACGCGTTCGAGTCAAATCGGGCCATCTACGCCGCGATCCGCGCGGGGCTCGAGGCGAGCGACTTGCCGGCTGAGGCCGCCGCCGCGGTCGGATTTGTCGACACCACCGATCGCGCCGCGGTCGGTGAGTTATTAAAGCTTGAGAAATTCATCGACGTCATTATCCCCCGCGGCGGTCACAAGTTGATCCGCTACGTCACCGAAAACTCCCTGATTCCGGTCATCAAACACGACCACGGGATTTGCCACGGCGTCGTCGACGGCTCGGCGCGCGCCGAGGTGGTCGACGCGGTTATTTTAAACTCGAAGGTCGCGCGCCCGGGCGTGTGCAACGCGATGGAGACCCTTCTGGTCCTGGAGAACGCCCGCCAGACGCATCTTCCTCGCTTGCTTGGCCTGCTGGCGGATGCCGGCGTGAGATTGCACCTCTGTGAGAAGTCCCTCGCCGCGGCGAAGGCCGCGGGTCTTGGGGCCGACAGCTATGTTGCGGCGACCGAAGATGACTATCACGCCGAGTATTTGAGCCTGGAGCTGGCCGTGGCGGTGGTCCCGGACCTCAGCGCGGCCATCGCGCATATCCGCACCTATGGCTCCAATCATACCGAGATTCTATTGACCGAAGACTATAGCCAGAGCGAGCGTTTTCAGCTTGAGGTGGACAGCTCGGTGGTCATGATTAACGCGTCGAGCCGCTTCAGCGACGGCGGTCAGTTGGGGCTCGGCGCGGAGATTGGCATCAGCACCTCGAAGATGCACGCGTACGGCCCGATGGGGATCGACGAGTTGACGACCACGAAATTTGTGGTGCTCGGCGCCGGGCAAATTCGCGACTAG